The archaeon genome includes the window TAAGCCGAAGAGGGCTGCCATCCCGAAGGTAAGGAACAAGCGGACCTTCGAAAAGAGATTCACGCTGAAGCGCAAGCCGGGCCAGAACTGGCTGCGCAGGTGACGCTGCAAGAAGGGCCGAGAGACTCTGATGCCCTCGCTTTCATAGCGCAGTCTCTTGAGCGCGGTCAGCTCACCCACGAGGAAGTCGAGCGCCTCAAGAAGACCGCAGCGAGGCTCTTCGGCCTAGGCAGATTTCCGTCCAACTCGGAGATACTCTCCGCCGTCTCCTCGAGCATGAGGGGCCAGGTCGAGGAGGTCCTCAAGGTGCATCCCCGAAGGAGCGCCTCCGGCATAGTCGTCGTCACTGCGTTCTCGGCGCCCTACAGCTGCCCTCACGGAACCTGCGTCTTCTGCCCTGGAGGGCCGCGGTTCGGGACGCCCCAGAGCTACCTTCCCGAAAGCCCGGGAATGGCGGCAGCCTTGGAGCTGAACTTCAGCCCCTCGGCCCAGGTGGAGCGGTCGCTGGCAAAGTACAGGGCCAACGGGCATCCTACGGACAAAGTGGAGACGATCATAGAAGGGGGCACCTTCCTGGCCGTGCCCGCAGAGTATCAGGTCTCGTTCGTGAAAGGAGTCTTCGAAGGGCTCAACGGACATCCTTCGAGCAGCCTCGCCTCGGCCCAGTCCTCGAACGAGGAGGCACGCAGCAGGTGCGTCGGGCTCACCCTGGAGACGAAGCCCGACTGGTGCGGGCCTCAGGACGCAGACCTCATGCTCGAGTACGGCGTCACCAGGGTCGAGCTCGGCGTGCAGACCCTTAGGGACGAGACCCTTTCGAAGGCCAACAGGGGACACACAGTCGCCGACGCGGTCGAGGCCATGCGGGTGGCCAGAGACGCGGGTCTGAAGGTCGCAGTCCACATGATGCCCGGACTACCGGGCGCCTACCCCGACGAAGACCTGAAGGATCTGAGACGCCTCTTCGAAGACCCAGACTATCGGCCGGACATGATGAAGGTATATCCCACGCTGGTGGTCCCCGGAACAGCGCTCGCAAGGCAGTTCGAGGCCGGCCTCTTTGTTCCCTACGGGCTCGAGACCGTCGTGGAACTGCTCAGCGAGATGAAGAGGGCCATCCCGTCCTGGCACAGGATCATGAGGATCCAGAGGGAGATACCCGAGCGGGAGATCTCCGGAGGAGTCAACAAGGGCAACCTCAGGCAGCTCGTCCTCCAGAGGGCGACCCGGAAGGGCATCTCCTGCCGCTGCATCCGATGTCGAGAGGTAGCCCTCGACGAGCCCGAGGCCCTGGAAGAGGACGACTCGCTGAGATACTCAGAGCAGAGGTACGAGGCGTCGGGTGGGACCGAGGTCTTCGGCTCCTACGAGTTCAAGAGGTCGGGGAGGATCGCCGGATTCGTGCGCGCCCGAATTCCATCCCCACGCGCCCACAGAGCCGAAGCATCGGGAAGTCTGATAGTCAGAGAGCTGAGGGTCTATGGAAGGGCCCTTGAGATAGGGGGTAGGGACAGCCGGGCATGGCAGCACTCGGGGCTCGGGTCCTCGCTCATGGGCATAGCGGAGGCTCTGGCGCGGGAGCAGGGAGCGAGAAGGGTCCTTGTGACGAGTGCGGTGGGGACGAGAAACTACTACAGGAAGCTAGGGTACGAGCGCCTCGGTCCCTACATGGCAAAGTCAGTTGTCTAGGCGAGCCTTCTGTCGATGACGCCGTCTTTCCGCGCCTTCCTTTCTGCCGCGAGGTAGACCCAGAGGCTTGCTCCGAGGAGGAGCAGGCCCCCGGCCACGCAGATTGAGAGCGAGTAGAAGTAGTCTCCCACCTGGTTGTAGATGAGCGCGTCCCGGGTTGCGGCGATGAACTGGGTGAAGGGGAGGTAGGTCGCCCCGGCGGAGACCGGGTAGGGGAGGATCGTCGGAGGGAACAGGGCCCCGGAGAAGACCATCAGCAGTCCTGCGACGTAGCCCGGGAGCGACCACTCGAACTTGCTTGCGTAGAGGGAGTATGCGCCCAGGAAGTACCCTAGGCCGAGCGCGGCAGGTATGTTGGCCACGAGGGCCACGCCGAGCAGGAGGACCGAGGTCGGGGTTATGATCAGAGGCACAGAGGTGGCCAGAAAGCCAGCCAGCGTGAAGGTCGCCACTGCGAGGGCGGCCAAGGAAGTAGTTGTTGAGATCGCGAATGCGGACAGAGTCCTACCTGCCACATAGAGCGCCGTCGATCGGGCGGTCAGGTAGATGTGTGGGAAGACCGAGAGGTTCTTTCCTTCAGCTATGGCGATCGTGGGGACCCACGCGTAGGACGCCACGTGGGCATAAAGGGTAGAACCAACCAGCACGTAGGCCAGCTTCGCAGGGCTGAATACGACACCACTGTTCGTCGTCCCGAACCAGTAGATTATCGACACGGTCATGGCCGAAGCGAAGGGCGCTACCGCCCGGAGCGCCAAGGAGAGCGGTGGCGTCGTCCACGCCAGGTCGTGCTGGATGCCCATCCATGCCGAGGCGAAGACGGACCGGGTGCTCTTCATCTGATCCTCACCGTTATTGTCCCCTCCCTCCTCCCCCTGGTCTCCAGCGCCTTGAGGGAGAACTTCGAGATGGCGAGAAAGACGACTGCCATTACCGCGAGCGCTGCGAGGCTGGGCCAGACCGCGTCCCAGGGCGCCGCGTAGAACAAGGTCAGCCTCAGAGCGTACATTCCGATCGTCAGGGGAATCAGGGACGCCACCGCCTGGACTGCGAAGGGGAACCTCGAAGCCTGCCCAATCGAGGGGAAGTAGATTCCTGAGAGCATCGAGACCGGCTCCTGCAGGACTTCGTTCATGGACTCCGCTTCCCTTCCGTACGTAAGGTAGAGCGAAGACAGGGTCATGCCGAGGGCGTACAGAGACGCGAGGGTGAGGCCGAAGCTGAGCCCCACCAGGCCCCAGCTCGCGTTCACGACGGGGTGAAAGAGGAGCCAGCCGATCGCGGTGACTATGATGGCTGAGGGGACCGTCCCGATTATTCCGCCTACGGACATCCCGATCAGGATCGCTGTAATCGACGCGGGCGATGTGAGGTAGATCTCGAAGAGCCCCTCCTGCTTATCCCAGTTGAACTGGCTCGCCATCGACCAGAGCACGTTCCCCCAGAACGCTACCATCACGCCTCCAAGCACCGCAAATCCCACGTAGTTTGCGGCGCCTATGCTATAGTAAAGCAGCGAGAGCGCGAGCGATGAGAGGACGGGGAACCCCATGCTCACCACTATCCAGAGTGGCTCGCCGAAGATGCTCCAGAGCCTCACCAGCGCCCGGGCGCGCATCGTCCTGATCCAGGGGCTAACGGCCATCTTGCTCCTCCCTCTCTTTGAAGCCTCTGCCTACGAGCGCGACGAAGACCTCCTCCAGGGTGGCCTGCTTCCGCCACGAGGCCACGACCTTGTGGCCGTCCGACTGGATCGCCTCCTCGGCCTTGCGGGCTGCAGCGTCGTCTTCGACTACCACCTGGACGGTGGAGAGTCCCCTCTCTTCGTCGGTCGAGGAGGTGAATCCCTTCACCCCCGGGACCTGCGTTAGCATGTCCATGTTGCCTATGGCAGGGGCGACCTCCATGACGAGGGCCGGGACCCCAAGGGACTTCTTGAGGTCCGAGGGCGTGCCGTCAGCGATCATCTTACCCTTGTCCACGATCGCGACCCTGTCGCAGATCGCCTCCACCTCGGCCATGTTGTGAGTAGCGAGCATGATGGTCCTTCCTTTGTCTCTTGCCTCGCGGTCGAGGAACTCCCTGATGCTTCTGGCCGTCATCACGTCCAAGCCTATCGTCGGCTCGTCCAGGAAGACGACCTTCGGGTCGTTGATGAATGCCCTCGCTATGGTGGCCCTCTGCCTGTACCCAGTGGACAGCGCGTAAAACTTCCTGTCCAGGTACTTCGTGAGGCCCAGCATCTCGGAGAGGTCGTTGATCCTCTTCTCCGCGACCTCGCTCGGGATCCCGTAGAGCTGCGAGAAGAACCAGAGGTTGCGCTTTGCGCTGATGAAGTCGTACCCCGCCTTTTCGGCCCCGCTGGCCATGTTGATCACGTGCCTCACCTTCTCTGGCTCGTGCTCTACGTCGAAGCCCATCACCCTGGCCGAGCCCGAGGTCGGAAGGAGGAGGGTCGAGAGGATCCTGATCATCGTTGTCTTCCCTGCTCCATTCGGCCCCAGGACCCCGACGATCTCTCCCTGCCCCACGTTCAGGCTGATGCCGTCTACTGCCACCACTGGCCCTGACTTGCTCTTGAACTCCCTGCGGAGGTCTGTCACTTCAACTGAGTACGAGTCTGTCAAACATGGCACCTACTGGGTTGGTCGCGACCTCTGCCGGCCATATCATCAATAACCTTTCGGTCGAGAAATTCAAGGAATCCTTTAAGACCGCTTTGCCTCTCCTCGGACTGCATGGACGAACTGCCCGGGTACTCGGGCGTGGCCCTCAGACTCCTCAAGGGGGCGAAGGCTCGAGTGGGCGACGTCCTCTCTGCCGACACCGACTGGGGGAAGGTCACAGGTACGCTGGTCCCGAGATACGCCGGCTCGGCCTCGGACGCAGTCGTGATCAAGCTCCCGTCGGGATACAACATCGGGCTTTCTCCAAGGTCCCTCCGTTCAGTCAGGGTCGTCGCAAAGGGTGAGAAGCCGTCATTCTCTGCCCCCGAGCCACCCAAGGCGGACACGTCCCTTCCCAAGGTGCTCGTTCTGGGAACGGGCGGCACCATCGCCAGCCGCGTAGACTACAGGACCGGGGCGGTCCACCCTGCGGTGACCTCAAGCGAGCTTCACTCTTTGGTTCCTGAACTCTCCAAGTTCGCGAGGCTACAGACAGAGATACTCTTCAACGTCTTCAGCGAGAACATCGGGCCCTCGCACTGGACGAAGATCGCCCGGAGGGTCGTTGCGGCTGTCGCCTCGCGCGTCGACGGCGTAGTGGTGACCCACGGGACGGACACTATGGGATATTCAGCCGCTGCGCTCAGCTTCGCCTTGTCCGGGGTCCCTATCCCGGTGGTCCTGGTGGGAGCACAGAGGTCTTCCGACCGGCCATCCTCGGACGGTCCCCTGAACCTCGTAGCGGGCGTCTCGGCGGCTGCCACTGCCCCCTTCTCGGGCGTCTATGTCGCCATGCATCTCGACGAGAGCGATGACACCGTTGCCCTCCACAGGGGCACCAGGGTCAGGAAGGACCACACGAGCAGCCGCGACGCGTTCGAGTCCATAGGGGTCCCTCCTGCGTCATTTTGGCGAGGAGGCAGGCTCGAAGGCACGGACGCCGCCCTCCCTCCGCGCGGCGACATCAAGGCGTTCCATCCGAGGCCGGGCTTCGACTCTCGCGTTTCGCTGATCAAGTCGCATCCCTCAATGCAGCCTTCGATCTTCTCATGGGCAGGGAAGGAGGGCCTCAAGGGCCTCGTCCTCGAAGGGACGGGGCTCGGCCATGTGGGCTCGAACGCCCTGGCGGGCATCCGAAGGCTTGTGAAGGGCGGCGTGATGGTTTGCATGACTTCCCAGTGCCTAAACGGGAGGGTGAACATGAATGTCTACGACACGGGGAGGGACCTGCTGGAAGCTGGGGTCGTCCCCCTCGAGGACATGCTCCCCGAGACCGCCCTCGTAAAGGCGATGTGGGCGCTCCGAAATTCGAAGAGCTCCAAAGGGGCCGCGGAGTTGATGAGGAGGAACCTGCAGGGCGAGACGACTTCAAGGACTCTGTCCTAGTGGGAAATTGCCCCAAGAGCGACCCTCTACGGGAATGAAGGTGGGCCTTGAGATCCACCAGCAGCTGGCATCGGGGCACAAGCTCTTCTGCTCCTGCCCGGCGGTCAAGTCCGAAGACCTGCCGCTCTCCTTCGAGAGGACACTCAGGCCTGCCCAGAGCGAGACGGGGAAGACAGACCCCGCAGCCGTCTTCGAATTCTCGAGGCACAGGGTCAACCAGTACCACTGGAGCCCTGAGTCCGCGTGCCTCGTGGAAGCGGACGAGGAGCCCCCGCACCCGATCAACGAGGGAGCGCTTGAGACCGCCGTCATTGCCTCACAGATCTTGGGCTCCAAGGTGATCGACGAGGTCCATGTCATGCGGAAGATCGTGATCGACGGTTCCAACACCACCGGGTTCCAGAGGACCGCCTCGGTGGGCCTGGGGGGGTCGATCGAAGTCGATGGTGTCAGGGTGGGGGTCCAGTCGGTAACCCTGGAAGAGGACGCGGCGAGGATCCTGGGAGAAGACTCGAAGAAGAGGAGGTTCGCCCTCGACAGGCTTGGGGTCCCCCTCGTTGAAGTGGCCCTAGACCCCGTCGAAGGGAGCCCCGAGTTCGTGGGGCGCGTCGCACTCCAGCTCGGGAGGATCCTCCGCTCGACGAAGCGCGTAGCCAGGGGACTGGGCACCATCAGGCAGGACCTCAACATCTCCGTGGCGGGCGGCAGGGTCGTGGAGGTCAAGGGGGTCCAGAGGCTGCAGTTGATCCCGAAGGTCGTCGAGTACGAGCTGAGGAGACAGGTCGGACTCCAGGAAGCCGCGGTCGAGCTGAAGAAACGCGGAGCGGCTACGAGTGGGTTTGCGACAAAGGAAGTGACGAGGCTATTTTCGAGCACAAGGTCCTCGGTGCTCAGCAAGGAATTGGCTAGGAACTCGGCCGTGCTGTGCGTGGCGGCTCCGGGGTTCCAGGGGATGTTCGGATGGGAGCCGAGTCCCGGGGTCAGGCTCGGCAAGGAGATCGCCGACGTCGCTCGCGCGAGCGGCCTCGGAGGGGTGATTCACTCCGACGAGTTCGAGAAGCAGGGAGTCTCAAGCGCCGAGGCTGCAAGCCTGCACGCAGAGTTCGGCGGACACAAGGGGAGTGGCTTCGTCCTCGTGGCCGGACCGCGAGGCGTGGCCGAGGCTGTCTGTGCAGGAATCGTCTTGAGGCTGCAGGCGGCAACCGCTGGGGTGCCTGCAGAGACGAGGGCGGCGACAGACTCCGGCGAGACAAGGTATCTTCGACCAAGGCCCGGGGCCCAGAGGATGTACCCGGAGACAGATGTCCCAATGATCGTCATGGACCCTGAGAGGCTCGAGCTCTCAAGGCGCTCGCTCCCCAAGGGTTGGGACTCAGAGGTGGTCAGGCTCGAACGCGAGTACACCCTGAGCAGGGACATGGCCCTCAAGGTCTACGACTCTGACTTGGAGGAGGACTTCGAGAGGATCACGAAGGAGACCGGGGTCCAGCCGTCGGTCGCTGCGTCCATCCTCGCCGAAGCGCCCACGAGGCTGGCGAGAGAAGGGCTCGCGCTTGAGCCGCTGGGCTTGGAGGTCCTCGAGGAGGTAATCTCGCTGATAGGAAGCGGACGGCTTGCAAAGGAAGCTGCCATCGACGTGATGCGGGCGATTGCGAAGGGCTCCTCCGCGGACGTGGAGTCAGCTGTCGTCGCCCTGGGTCTGGGCGCCGTCGGGGAGGAAGAGGTCCTGGTTGCGATTGAGAGGGTAATCGCCAGAGATAGGGGACTAATTCTGGAGAGAGGTGAGCGTTCATTCTCGCCGTTGATGGGTGAGCTGATGCGCGAACTTAGGGGGAAGGCTGACGGCGCACTCGTGAGCCGCCTTCTGAAGAAGAAGATGGACGAGGTTAGAGGCTCTGGATAGGAAAGTGGGGAGCCCCCCGGGCTAGCTGCCCAGGGGAGACTTCTTGTTCCTTCTCGAAGCCAGGCCTGCGACCACCAAAGACGCGAAGATTACCCCGCTCGCGAGGATCGAGGCGGGCGTCATCCCCAACCCGCCCTGCGCTCCGCTCTGAGACGTGGGCCCTTGGCTGCCGTCAAGGGAGGGTATGCTCTTCGGAAGATAGTACTGGTTGCCTCCGCTCTGGGATCCCTGGTTCACGAGGGTCGGAATCCCTGTGGGCTGCCGGGCCACTGTCCCAACTGTGCCGCCACTGGTGAAAGTGCCGGACGATGCGCCCATCGGCATTGCCCAGTAGCTCGGTTGCTGATAGTGGAGCACGAGGTCGAGGCTGTTCGAGGGTGGAAGGACCAGTGCAGACGCTGAGAGTCCCACGTAGCTTGGCTGCCAGTAGACAGTCACGTTGATGTCCTCGCCGCCGATGTTCTTCACCACGGTCGAATGGCTGCTGTCCAGCGTGACTGGGAGCCAGCCCCAGGCGGTCACAACAGCGGGCGCGCGTGGGATCACAAGCGATGCGACCCCGTCGGATCCCGTCTGCGCGTACATCGTTGTCTTCGAGTCCGAACCCCACCAGTAGTACCACTGCCCGACTACCGAGGCGGAGACCGAGACTCCTGCTGCCGCGGTGCCGTTCACGAATGTGGTCTTGACAGTGACTGGGACCGTGGAGAGGGCAGAGGTGTTCTGTGTGGTGATAGTGTAAGTGCCCGAGGCGCTGACGTTCTGGACGAGGTATCCATACTCGGACTGTGGTTGGTACGGCTTCACGAAGGCCTCGGTGGATCCGTTCGAGTAAACGGTCGTTGTCGAAGCCCCGGCGGGCGACACGCAGTAGCATGAGCCCCATTGCTGGTAGACCGCGCTCACCGTGAAGAGGTACTCCCCTGAGGGAAGCTCGAAGGCTGCCGCGGGGAATTGGCTCTGGTAGCTGGCCACCTGGGTGCCTGTCAGGTTGTACGCCGTGACAGAGTAGGTGTAGGCGAGCGACTGCGACGTGGAAATCATGATCTGCACGTTGTTGAATCCTGAGGCGGCTAGCGCGCCGGGGATGGCGCCGGTGCCTGCTAGCATCAGGGCGAAGCACGCGAGTGCCAGGACCTTCCCATTCTTGGCTTGGCTTTCGTTTGTTCCGTTTGACGTTTTCATCGTTTGCAAGCCCACGTATAGAGGGCAGGATGGTTAATCCCATCCCTCAGAACGGGCGTTCTCAGGGATAGAACGGGTGCGAAGTGCGCCTCAGGCTGCAGGTTTCTTGGCTCTGGACCTCTCCTCAAGCGACCTCACCCTCGAGTCGACGTAGTCCGACTGTCCTGAGAGGAACTTCCTGTATGCTCTCAAGAGCCCAAGTTGTTCTCTCTCGGTCGTTGTGTCGATGGTCTTCATGGCGGAGCTGAAGCCCTTGGCTGCCGAGTC containing:
- a CDS encoding tRNA uridine(34) 5-carboxymethylaminomethyl modification radical SAM/GNAT enzyme Elp3 — its product is MTLQEGPRDSDALAFIAQSLERGQLTHEEVERLKKTAARLFGLGRFPSNSEILSAVSSSMRGQVEEVLKVHPRRSASGIVVVTAFSAPYSCPHGTCVFCPGGPRFGTPQSYLPESPGMAAALELNFSPSAQVERSLAKYRANGHPTDKVETIIEGGTFLAVPAEYQVSFVKGVFEGLNGHPSSSLASAQSSNEEARSRCVGLTLETKPDWCGPQDADLMLEYGVTRVELGVQTLRDETLSKANRGHTVADAVEAMRVARDAGLKVAVHMMPGLPGAYPDEDLKDLRRLFEDPDYRPDMMKVYPTLVVPGTALARQFEAGLFVPYGLETVVELLSEMKRAIPSWHRIMRIQREIPEREISGGVNKGNLRQLVLQRATRKGISCRCIRCREVALDEPEALEEDDSLRYSEQRYEASGGTEVFGSYEFKRSGRIAGFVRARIPSPRAHRAEASGSLIVRELRVYGRALEIGGRDSRAWQHSGLGSSLMGIAEALAREQGARRVLVTSAVGTRNYYRKLGYERLGPYMAKSVV
- a CDS encoding ABC transporter permease translates to MAVSPWIRTMRARALVRLWSIFGEPLWIVVSMGFPVLSSLALSLLYYSIGAANYVGFAVLGGVMVAFWGNVLWSMASQFNWDKQEGLFEIYLTSPASITAILIGMSVGGIIGTVPSAIIVTAIGWLLFHPVVNASWGLVGLSFGLTLASLYALGMTLSSLYLTYGREAESMNEVLQEPVSMLSGIYFPSIGQASRFPFAVQAVASLIPLTIGMYALRLTLFYAAPWDAVWPSLAALAVMAVVFLAISKFSLKALETRGRREGTITVRIR
- a CDS encoding ABC transporter ATP-binding protein — its product is MTDSYSVEVTDLRREFKSKSGPVVAVDGISLNVGQGEIVGVLGPNGAGKTTMIRILSTLLLPTSGSARVMGFDVEHEPEKVRHVINMASGAEKAGYDFISAKRNLWFFSQLYGIPSEVAEKRINDLSEMLGLTKYLDRKFYALSTGYRQRATIARAFINDPKVVFLDEPTIGLDVMTARSIREFLDREARDKGRTIMLATHNMAEVEAICDRVAIVDKGKMIADGTPSDLKKSLGVPALVMEVAPAIGNMDMLTQVPGVKGFTSSTDEERGLSTVQVVVEDDAAARKAEEAIQSDGHKVVASWRKQATLEEVFVALVGRGFKEREEQDGR
- the gatD gene encoding Glu-tRNA(Gln) amidotransferase subunit GatD codes for the protein MDELPGYSGVALRLLKGAKARVGDVLSADTDWGKVTGTLVPRYAGSASDAVVIKLPSGYNIGLSPRSLRSVRVVAKGEKPSFSAPEPPKADTSLPKVLVLGTGGTIASRVDYRTGAVHPAVTSSELHSLVPELSKFARLQTEILFNVFSENIGPSHWTKIARRVVAAVASRVDGVVVTHGTDTMGYSAAALSFALSGVPIPVVLVGAQRSSDRPSSDGPLNLVAGVSAAATAPFSGVYVAMHLDESDDTVALHRGTRVRKDHTSSRDAFESIGVPPASFWRGGRLEGTDAALPPRGDIKAFHPRPGFDSRVSLIKSHPSMQPSIFSWAGKEGLKGLVLEGTGLGHVGSNALAGIRRLVKGGVMVCMTSQCLNGRVNMNVYDTGRDLLEAGVVPLEDMLPETALVKAMWALRNSKSSKGAAELMRRNLQGETTSRTLS
- the gatE gene encoding Glu-tRNA(Gln) amidotransferase subunit GatE, which translates into the protein MPQERPSTGMKVGLEIHQQLASGHKLFCSCPAVKSEDLPLSFERTLRPAQSETGKTDPAAVFEFSRHRVNQYHWSPESACLVEADEEPPHPINEGALETAVIASQILGSKVIDEVHVMRKIVIDGSNTTGFQRTASVGLGGSIEVDGVRVGVQSVTLEEDAARILGEDSKKRRFALDRLGVPLVEVALDPVEGSPEFVGRVALQLGRILRSTKRVARGLGTIRQDLNISVAGGRVVEVKGVQRLQLIPKVVEYELRRQVGLQEAAVELKKRGAATSGFATKEVTRLFSSTRSSVLSKELARNSAVLCVAAPGFQGMFGWEPSPGVRLGKEIADVARASGLGGVIHSDEFEKQGVSSAEAASLHAEFGGHKGSGFVLVAGPRGVAEAVCAGIVLRLQAATAGVPAETRAATDSGETRYLRPRPGAQRMYPETDVPMIVMDPERLELSRRSLPKGWDSEVVRLEREYTLSRDMALKVYDSDLEEDFERITKETGVQPSVAASILAEAPTRLAREGLALEPLGLEVLEEVISLIGSGRLAKEAAIDVMRAIAKGSSADVESAVVALGLGAVGEEEVLVAIERVIARDRGLILERGERSFSPLMGELMRELRGKADGALVSRLLKKKMDEVRGSG